The following proteins come from a genomic window of Heyndrickxia acidicola:
- a CDS encoding ribosomal-processing cysteine protease Prp: protein MIHVQVNRSSDRILSFKMDGHAEFAEHGQDIVCAGASAVSFGTINAIMAIAQVEPVIKQSKSGMLECIIPKGLPEEQDQKVQLLLQGMIISLQTIEQEYGEYIKINFR, encoded by the coding sequence ATGATTCATGTTCAAGTTAACCGGTCATCCGACAGGATATTATCTTTTAAGATGGACGGACATGCAGAATTTGCTGAGCATGGCCAGGATATTGTCTGTGCAGGTGCATCAGCTGTATCCTTTGGTACCATTAATGCAATTATGGCGATAGCACAGGTTGAACCAGTGATTAAGCAATCCAAGAGCGGCATGCTGGAATGTATTATTCCAAAAGGGCTGCCTGAGGAGCAGGATCAAAAAGTTCAGCTTTTATTGCAAGGGATGATTATTTCCCTTCAAACGATTGAACAAGAGTATGGTGAATACATTAAAATAAACTTCCGATAG
- a CDS encoding Rne/Rng family ribonuclease — MNEIIINSITREKRAAIIEDGKITKLMIQQPQEKSKVGNIYLGKVANVKAGMNASFIDIGEGKHGYIHRDQLPSYLHNEEPNKHLFPVSKFISQGAQLLVQVKKDETDIKGPMLTAVIEIAGEKMVYLPQGKYIAVSKKGESGVKEVWRKLAKDQQRGNEGFIIRTSSFHSDKEQWLNELERLRHTYEKLMVKASDSKAPACLFDQSALEEAVFKEMQRLKNGLIYSDDGAVLKGFKERMADWPEFKWNFELYQRDENIFSYYKAETELDKALKRIIWLENGSYLVIDETEALVSIDVNTGKFSGTKNLEDTVLKTNLAAAKEIGRQLVLRDYGGMILIDFIDMKNQGDQQKVKNAIQHALEKGDKQFRIEGFTSLGILQITRKRTKSSLSEALLMPCPVCKGKGKVESPETLAFRLERELWEKPFREHEGVLIEMTEDVKTAFCGNDNLHLERIEKSLNVKIFFSIVKQNIPCCHIRKFGTEKELSKDIV, encoded by the coding sequence ATGAATGAAATTATCATAAATAGCATAACGCGCGAGAAAAGGGCTGCGATTATCGAGGACGGAAAAATTACCAAGCTTATGATTCAGCAACCCCAGGAAAAATCAAAAGTAGGCAATATTTATTTAGGAAAAGTGGCAAATGTGAAGGCAGGCATGAACGCTTCCTTTATTGATATTGGAGAGGGGAAACATGGCTATATACATCGCGATCAGCTTCCCTCTTATTTACATAATGAAGAACCAAACAAACATCTTTTTCCTGTTAGTAAATTTATTTCACAGGGGGCACAGCTCCTTGTACAGGTAAAAAAAGATGAAACGGACATAAAAGGGCCGATGCTGACTGCTGTAATTGAAATTGCGGGGGAAAAGATGGTGTACTTGCCCCAAGGTAAATATATAGCGGTCTCCAAAAAAGGAGAATCAGGTGTAAAAGAAGTCTGGAGAAAGCTTGCCAAGGATCAGCAAAGAGGAAATGAAGGTTTTATTATTCGGACAAGCAGCTTTCATTCAGATAAAGAACAGTGGCTGAATGAGCTTGAAAGGTTGAGGCATACATATGAAAAGCTGATGGTAAAGGCTTCTGACAGTAAAGCCCCTGCCTGTCTATTTGATCAATCGGCGTTAGAAGAAGCTGTTTTTAAAGAAATGCAGCGATTAAAGAATGGATTGATCTATTCAGATGATGGAGCGGTTCTCAAAGGATTTAAGGAGCGTATGGCGGATTGGCCGGAGTTCAAGTGGAATTTTGAGCTGTACCAGAGGGATGAAAATATTTTTTCTTATTATAAAGCAGAGACAGAGCTTGATAAAGCATTAAAACGAATCATTTGGCTTGAGAATGGCTCTTACCTTGTAATAGATGAAACAGAGGCGCTTGTCTCTATCGATGTTAACACAGGCAAATTCTCCGGTACCAAAAACTTGGAGGATACGGTGTTAAAAACCAATCTGGCTGCTGCAAAGGAAATTGGGAGGCAGCTTGTTTTAAGGGATTATGGCGGAATGATATTGATTGATTTTATTGATATGAAGAACCAGGGAGACCAGCAAAAAGTAAAAAATGCGATACAGCATGCGCTGGAAAAAGGAGACAAGCAGTTCAGAATTGAAGGGTTCACTTCACTTGGTATCCTTCAAATCACAAGGAAGCGAACAAAAAGCTCCCTTTCTGAAGCTCTATTAATGCCATGCCCTGTCTGTAAGGGAAAGGGTAAGGTTGAGAGTCCGGAGACACTGGCTTTTCGTTTGGAAAGAGAACTGTGGGAAAAGCCTTTTCGTGAACATGAGGGCGTTCTGATTGAAATGACAGAGGATGTCAAAACCGCTTTTTGTGGTAATGACAATCTTCATCTTGAACGAATTGAAAAAAGTTTAAATGTAAAAATCTTTTTTAGTATCGTAAAACAAAATATTCCCTGCTGTCATATTCGTAAGTTTGGAACGGAAAAAGAGCTGTCGAAAGATATCGTGTAA
- a CDS encoding ACT domain-containing protein: MREALKVGKNKEQKFILVSEDVLPEAMKKTLEAKELLESGKAASIWEAVRLVDLSRSAFYKYKDTVFPFHAMVKEKIVTLFFFLEDRSGSLSELLRVIASYSCNVLTIHQTIPIQGRANVTVSLNVTDIPITLETLIKELQEFDFVNRVEILGSGA, translated from the coding sequence ATGCGGGAGGCATTGAAAGTGGGGAAAAACAAGGAACAGAAATTTATTCTTGTAAGCGAGGATGTCCTGCCTGAAGCGATGAAAAAGACACTTGAAGCCAAGGAGCTCCTTGAGAGCGGGAAGGCAGCCTCTATTTGGGAGGCTGTCCGCCTTGTTGATCTTTCAAGAAGTGCTTTTTATAAATATAAGGATACAGTGTTTCCTTTCCACGCCATGGTGAAAGAAAAGATTGTTACATTATTCTTTTTTCTGGAAGACCGTTCCGGATCACTTTCCGAATTATTAAGAGTGATTGCGTCTTATTCCTGCAATGTGCTTACGATTCACCAAACCATTCCCATTCAGGGGCGGGCAAATGTCACCGTCTCCTTAAACGTTACAGATATCCCCATTACCCTGGAGACCCTTATTAAAGAGCTTCAGGAGTTTGATTTTGTTAATCGGGTCGAGATACTGGGATCAGGTGCATAA
- the mreD gene encoding rod shape-determining protein MreD → MKRVILPFVISCCFIFESIFARYFPEGLFGGNYIIVPHFLLVALLLMGVYYSRNRAILFAFIFGLLFDVFYTEILGVYMFLFPLSVYIADKMMKILQNNLFIAAIVIIFNISLVEFLVYEINLLILKLPMTITEFLEYRLLPTLALNVIFFIIMALPFKLLFSKMSRYLLNE, encoded by the coding sequence ATGAAACGTGTTATTCTTCCTTTTGTCATAAGCTGCTGCTTCATTTTTGAAAGTATTTTTGCCCGATACTTTCCTGAAGGACTATTTGGCGGGAATTATATTATCGTGCCGCATTTTTTACTGGTAGCGTTATTGTTAATGGGAGTCTACTATTCCAGAAACAGAGCAATCCTATTTGCCTTTATTTTTGGATTGTTGTTTGATGTCTTTTATACAGAGATATTAGGCGTATATATGTTCTTATTTCCTTTATCCGTTTATATTGCAGATAAAATGATGAAAATTCTGCAAAACAACCTATTTATTGCAGCGATTGTCATTATCTTTAATATAAGCCTTGTCGAATTTCTTGTGTACGAAATAAACCTGTTGATATTGAAGCTTCCAATGACGATAACGGAGTTTTTAGAGTACAGGCTTTTGCCGACGCTGGCACTTAACGTCATCTTTTTCATTATAATGGCCTTGCCTTTTAAGCTTTTATTCTCGAAAATGTCAAGATACCTGTTGAATGAATAA
- a CDS encoding transcription repressor NadR, translating into MSEGKRILGEKRREFLLSLLKTSSNPITGSELAKKANVSRQVIVNDMTLLKAKNEPIIATSQGYLYMLQPGVQQSFEKTIACCHSPLEVENELFLLVDNGVTVKDVRIEHPVYGDLTASIMVSNRKEVIQFLEKIKNTSAAYLSELTEGVHLHTISAANAQSIADAEQALEAAGYLVDENN; encoded by the coding sequence ATGTCGGAAGGAAAAAGGATACTAGGAGAAAAAAGGCGTGAGTTTTTACTTTCTCTACTAAAAACAAGCTCTAATCCGATAACGGGGAGTGAATTAGCTAAAAAGGCCAATGTGAGCAGGCAAGTCATTGTCAATGATATGACCCTTTTAAAAGCGAAAAATGAACCCATTATCGCAACCAGCCAAGGGTATCTTTATATGCTGCAGCCCGGGGTACAGCAAAGCTTTGAAAAAACGATTGCATGCTGCCATTCGCCGCTCGAAGTGGAAAATGAGCTTTTCTTATTGGTAGACAACGGGGTAACTGTGAAGGATGTACGTATAGAGCACCCTGTATATGGTGATTTGACTGCCTCCATTATGGTGTCAAACAGGAAAGAAGTCATCCAGTTCCTCGAAAAAATAAAGAATACGAGCGCCGCCTATCTATCAGAGCTGACAGAGGGTGTTCATCTACATACAATATCTGCAGCGAACGCCCAGAGTATTGCAGATGCAGAACAGGCACTTGAAGCAGCAGGATATTTAGTCGATGAAAATAATTAA
- a CDS encoding M23 family metallopeptidase, which translates to MGNRTNDIRREIEKRRKTKAIPGKKQVSSPVSSLEWKEDDETFVYETGPSDHIHPLFKKEVFIFKILASAILVLAVAIMFKTNSPVFNQSRAFVSSTMKSEFQFAAISNWYEKQFGKPLAFLPFKLQQKEPVQQANADKQGYAIPASGKVLTHFSSDGRGIMIQTKNNADVEAVNGGTVIFAGKKADLGNTVIIQHPDSTESWYANLKTINVSEYEQVDKEKKVGTVTNNAKRDKGEFYFAFKKGNKFVDPQQVMHID; encoded by the coding sequence ATGGGAAATCGAACAAATGATATTAGGCGAGAAATAGAAAAACGGAGAAAAACCAAAGCGATTCCTGGAAAAAAACAGGTCTCAAGCCCTGTGTCCTCTTTGGAATGGAAAGAAGATGATGAAACTTTTGTTTATGAAACAGGTCCTTCAGACCATATCCATCCTTTATTTAAGAAAGAGGTTTTTATTTTTAAAATCCTCGCTTCAGCTATATTGGTATTGGCAGTTGCTATTATGTTCAAAACAAATTCTCCTGTTTTCAATCAAAGCAGAGCCTTTGTTTCCAGTACCATGAAATCTGAATTTCAATTTGCGGCCATTTCAAACTGGTATGAAAAGCAATTTGGAAAGCCATTGGCTTTTCTCCCGTTTAAATTACAGCAAAAGGAGCCGGTACAGCAAGCCAATGCAGATAAACAGGGGTATGCAATCCCAGCATCAGGGAAGGTACTGACTCACTTTTCCTCTGATGGAAGAGGAATAATGATTCAAACCAAGAATAATGCGGATGTAGAAGCGGTAAACGGAGGAACCGTTATTTTTGCAGGGAAAAAGGCGGATCTTGGCAATACCGTCATTATTCAGCATCCTGATTCTACAGAATCGTGGTATGCCAATTTAAAAACCATCAATGTAAGTGAGTACGAACAAGTTGATAAAGAGAAAAAAGTAGGGACCGTTACGAACAATGCAAAAAGAGATAAGGGAGAATTTTATTTTGCTTTTAAAAAGGGGAATAAATTTGTGGATCCCCAGCAGGTGATGCACATTGACTAA
- the rplU gene encoding 50S ribosomal protein L21, which translates to MYAIIETGGKQIKVEEGQAITIEKLNVAEGETVTFDKVLFVGGESVKVGSPVVEGATVTAKVQKQGRSKKVVVFKYKAKKNYHKKQGHRQPFTQVVIEKINA; encoded by the coding sequence ATGTACGCGATTATCGAAACTGGCGGTAAACAAATCAAGGTTGAAGAAGGCCAAGCTATCACTATCGAAAAATTGAATGTTGCTGAAGGTGAAACAGTTACTTTTGACAAGGTTCTTTTCGTAGGCGGCGAATCTGTAAAAGTAGGAAGCCCTGTAGTTGAAGGTGCTACTGTTACAGCAAAAGTCCAAAAGCAAGGTCGTTCTAAAAAAGTGGTTGTTTTCAAGTATAAAGCGAAGAAAAACTATCACAAAAAACAAGGTCACCGTCAACCATTCACACAAGTTGTAATTGAAAAAATCAACGCGTAA
- the obgE gene encoding GTPase ObgE, whose amino-acid sequence MFVDQVKIYVKGGDGGNGMVAFRREKYVPKGGPAGGDGGKGADVIFEVEEGLRTLMDFRYQRHFKAKRGEHGMSKGQHGRKAEPMVVKVPPGTVVIDDDTKEVLADLTEHGQRSVVAKGGRGGRGNTRFATPANPAPEIAENGEPGQERYIILELKVLADVGLVGFPSVGKSTLLSVVSSAKPKIGEYHFTTIVPNLGVVETEDNRSFVMADLPGLIEGAHQGVGLGHQFLRHIERTRVVVHVIDMSAMEGRDPYQDYITINQELKEYNLRLTERPQIIVANKMDIPESEENLKAFKEQLKDDFPIFPISTVTRQGIRDLLFAIANLLEVTPEFPLYEEKEETDDVNRVVYRHEKQEAEFAITRDPDGTFVVSGDKVEKLFKMTNFNHEESIRRFARQLRSMGIDDALREKGANDGDTIRLMDYEFEFVE is encoded by the coding sequence ATGTTTGTAGATCAGGTCAAAATCTATGTTAAAGGTGGAGACGGAGGAAACGGAATGGTCGCATTCCGCCGTGAAAAATATGTTCCTAAAGGCGGTCCTGCAGGCGGGGATGGCGGAAAAGGAGCCGACGTCATATTTGAAGTGGAAGAAGGATTAAGAACATTAATGGACTTCCGTTATCAGCGTCACTTTAAAGCGAAGCGCGGAGAACATGGTATGTCAAAAGGGCAGCATGGACGCAAGGCTGAGCCGATGGTTGTTAAGGTTCCGCCGGGTACAGTCGTAATTGACGATGATACGAAGGAAGTTCTTGCTGATTTAACGGAACACGGACAGCGTTCAGTTGTGGCAAAGGGCGGCCGTGGAGGAAGAGGAAATACCCGTTTTGCTACACCTGCTAATCCTGCACCGGAAATTGCTGAAAATGGGGAGCCTGGACAGGAACGTTACATCATCCTTGAATTAAAGGTTCTTGCTGATGTTGGACTCGTAGGTTTTCCTAGCGTAGGGAAATCCACTTTGCTTTCGGTTGTATCATCTGCAAAGCCGAAAATTGGTGAATACCATTTTACGACCATAGTTCCAAACCTTGGAGTAGTCGAGACTGAGGATAACAGAAGTTTCGTCATGGCCGATTTGCCAGGCCTAATTGAAGGAGCTCATCAGGGAGTGGGTCTTGGTCACCAATTCCTGCGCCATATTGAAAGAACGAGGGTTGTCGTTCATGTGATAGATATGTCCGCAATGGAAGGGCGGGACCCATACCAGGATTACATCACCATAAATCAGGAGTTAAAGGAATACAATCTTCGTTTAACCGAGCGCCCTCAAATCATTGTTGCCAATAAAATGGATATTCCTGAATCTGAAGAAAACCTTAAAGCATTTAAAGAACAGCTTAAAGATGATTTTCCTATATTCCCGATATCCACGGTTACCCGTCAAGGCATCAGAGATTTGCTTTTTGCAATAGCGAACCTACTGGAAGTAACACCTGAATTCCCTCTTTATGAAGAGAAGGAAGAAACTGATGATGTTAATCGTGTTGTCTACAGACATGAAAAGCAGGAAGCTGAATTTGCTATTACAAGGGATCCGGATGGAACATTTGTGGTCAGCGGAGATAAAGTAGAAAAGCTGTTTAAAATGACGAACTTTAACCATGAAGAGTCCATTAGAAGATTCGCAAGACAGCTCCGCTCCATGGGAATTGATGATGCACTGCGTGAAAAGGGTGCGAATGATGGTGATACCATCAGACTAATGGATTATGAGTTCGAATTTGTAGAATAG
- a CDS encoding sporulation initiation phosphotransferase B, whose translation MKNWTVVEVLRHARHDWMNKLQLIKGNVALNKYDQVERILEEIIMEAHQESRISNLKLPAFAQLLLTFNWEHHQFQIEYEMLNEEGELAADDLKISQWLTSLFDILDHAVAPYHDNHLYISFDTFENSVRFFFEFSGTITNKETVAEWMEEQKNVINKMDVKKLTENSFTMEALV comes from the coding sequence ATGAAGAACTGGACAGTGGTTGAGGTGCTCCGGCACGCTCGGCATGATTGGATGAATAAATTGCAGCTAATAAAAGGAAATGTAGCTTTAAATAAATATGATCAGGTAGAACGTATTTTAGAAGAAATTATTATGGAAGCGCATCAGGAGTCCAGGATTTCAAACTTAAAACTTCCTGCATTTGCTCAGCTTTTATTGACATTCAATTGGGAGCATCACCAATTTCAAATTGAATATGAAATGCTGAATGAAGAAGGAGAACTGGCGGCCGACGATCTGAAGATTTCCCAATGGCTTACTTCTTTATTCGATATATTGGATCATGCCGTAGCACCCTATCACGATAATCATCTTTACATCTCTTTTGACACATTCGAAAACAGTGTGCGGTTCTTTTTTGAATTTAGCGGTACAATAACGAATAAGGAAACGGTAGCCGAGTGGATGGAAGAGCAAAAGAACGTCATTAACAAAATGGATGTAAAGAAGCTTACAGAAAACTCTTTCACCATGGAAGCCTTGGTATAA
- the rpmA gene encoding 50S ribosomal protein L27 produces the protein MLRLDLQFFASKKGVGSTKNGRDSIAKRLGAKRADGQFVTGGSILYRQRGTKIYPGENVGRGGDDTLFAKVDGVVRFERLGRDKKKVSVYPAAKEA, from the coding sequence ATGTTAAGATTAGATCTTCAATTTTTCGCGTCTAAAAAAGGAGTAGGTTCTACAAAGAACGGTCGTGACTCTATCGCGAAGCGTCTAGGTGCAAAACGTGCTGATGGCCAATTCGTAACTGGCGGGTCCATTCTTTACCGTCAACGCGGTACAAAAATCTATCCAGGTGAAAACGTAGGCCGTGGAGGCGATGACACACTTTTCGCTAAAGTTGATGGTGTAGTACGTTTTGAACGTCTAGGCCGTGACAAGAAAAAAGTCAGCGTATACCCTGCAGCAAAAGAAGCTTAA
- the minC gene encoding septum site-determining protein MinC — translation MKKSQNVMIKGTKEGLTLHLNDQCSFAELKKELDEKLSVHHMDQEESPLLSVRIQLGNRYLTSGQQEELKELVRDKRNLVVEEVSSNVVAKEEASKLQKESEVHSIAAIIRSGQVLEVSGDLLLIGDVNPGGTVRASGNIFILGALKGIAHAGCTGNHEAAIVASFMTPSQLRIAECFNRAPDKYPEDEQHQMECAYIDESNQIVIDRLQVLKHLRPNITRFKGGF, via the coding sequence ATGAAAAAGTCACAAAATGTCATGATTAAGGGAACAAAGGAAGGGCTGACTCTTCATTTAAACGATCAGTGCTCTTTTGCTGAATTAAAAAAAGAACTGGATGAGAAGCTTTCGGTCCATCATATGGACCAGGAGGAAAGTCCTTTATTATCAGTAAGAATTCAATTGGGAAACCGTTATTTAACCAGCGGCCAGCAGGAAGAATTAAAGGAGCTGGTACGGGACAAGCGCAACCTGGTTGTAGAAGAAGTATCCAGTAATGTTGTTGCAAAAGAAGAAGCTTCAAAACTTCAAAAAGAATCAGAAGTTCATTCCATCGCTGCGATTATCCGATCAGGGCAGGTACTTGAGGTTTCTGGTGATTTATTGCTCATAGGAGATGTAAACCCGGGAGGTACCGTGAGAGCCAGCGGCAATATTTTTATATTGGGAGCTTTAAAAGGAATTGCGCATGCAGGCTGCACAGGAAATCATGAAGCGGCAATTGTTGCTTCTTTTATGACACCCTCACAATTAAGAATTGCAGAATGCTTTAATAGGGCTCCAGACAAATACCCAGAAGATGAACAGCACCAAATGGAGTGTGCATACATAGATGAATCGAACCAAATTGTGATAGACCGATTACAAGTCTTAAAGCATCTTAGACCAAATATTACTAGATTTAAAGGAGGATTCTGA
- the pheA gene encoding prephenate dehydratase: protein MKAGYLGPKATFTDIAVQSAFPWMERIPFETIPDCLDAVNANQVDVAVVPLENTLEGSVHLTVDYLYHESNPPIVAEITVPIQQHLMVHPENQESWRETEKVFSHPHAIAQCHKFLHGDLRGASVGQVTSTAAAAKYVSDHPELKAAAIANELAAEKYQLSIVKRNIHDLPYNHTRFIAVSSQTLQKEIKLNVSHIKTTVMVTLPSDRAGALHQVLSAFAWRSLNLSKIESRPLKTGLGNYFFMIDILANSENLLVQNAIQEIEAIGCTVKVLGGYASYEADLTARKAYSSMG from the coding sequence TTGAAAGCAGGTTATTTAGGGCCAAAAGCCACTTTTACAGATATAGCGGTACAAAGCGCATTTCCTTGGATGGAACGAATTCCGTTTGAAACCATTCCGGATTGTTTGGATGCAGTAAATGCCAATCAGGTCGATGTAGCGGTCGTTCCTCTTGAAAATACTCTTGAGGGCTCCGTTCATTTAACGGTTGATTATTTATATCATGAAAGCAATCCGCCGATTGTTGCAGAAATTACGGTTCCTATTCAGCAGCACCTGATGGTCCATCCGGAAAATCAGGAGAGCTGGAGAGAAACTGAAAAGGTCTTTTCTCATCCTCATGCTATAGCCCAATGCCATAAATTTCTTCATGGCGATTTAAGAGGTGCAAGCGTGGGGCAGGTTACCTCCACTGCTGCTGCCGCTAAATATGTCAGCGATCACCCTGAGCTTAAAGCAGCAGCTATTGCAAATGAATTGGCAGCAGAAAAGTATCAATTGTCCATAGTGAAAAGAAATATCCATGACCTGCCATATAATCACACCCGTTTTATCGCTGTATCATCTCAAACCTTACAAAAAGAAATTAAGCTAAATGTTTCTCACATAAAAACCACTGTGATGGTTACATTGCCATCCGACCGGGCAGGAGCGCTCCATCAAGTGCTGTCTGCTTTTGCATGGAGAAGCTTGAATTTGAGTAAAATTGAGTCAAGACCATTAAAAACTGGGCTCGGCAATTACTTTTTTATGATAGATATTCTAGCAAACTCGGAAAATCTGCTCGTACAAAATGCCATTCAGGAAATTGAAGCCATTGGGTGCACAGTAAAGGTTCTGGGCGGATATGCTTCCTATGAAGCAGATTTAACGGCAAGGAAAGCATATTCAAGCATGGGATAG
- the minD gene encoding septum site-determining protein MinD produces the protein MGEAIVITSGKGGVGKTTTSANLGTALALQGKRVCLVDTDIGLRNLDVVLGLENRIIYDLVDVVEGRCKVHQAVVKDKRFEDKLFLLPAAQTSDKSAVSPEQMKKLIGELKQDYDYIIIDCPAGIEQGYKNAVAGADQAIVVTTPEVSAVRDADRIIGLLEKEEHIESPKLIINRIRNHLMTNGDMLDIDDITAHLSIDLIGIVADDDEVIRSSNQGEPVALNPNNRASISYRNIARRVLGETVPLQPLEDPKTGMFAKIKKLFGVKA, from the coding sequence ATGGGTGAGGCGATCGTCATTACTTCCGGCAAGGGAGGAGTAGGGAAAACCACCACTTCTGCCAATTTAGGAACAGCTTTAGCCCTTCAAGGCAAAAGAGTATGTCTGGTTGATACGGATATTGGACTTCGAAACTTGGATGTTGTGCTGGGTTTAGAGAATCGTATCATTTATGATTTAGTGGATGTAGTGGAAGGGCGTTGTAAAGTCCATCAGGCAGTTGTAAAGGATAAGCGGTTTGAGGACAAGCTCTTCCTGCTTCCTGCTGCACAAACAAGTGATAAGTCGGCTGTATCTCCAGAACAAATGAAAAAATTAATTGGTGAATTAAAACAGGATTATGATTACATCATCATTGATTGTCCTGCCGGTATCGAACAAGGGTATAAAAATGCCGTTGCCGGTGCTGACCAGGCAATAGTCGTTACGACCCCTGAAGTTTCTGCTGTTAGGGACGCTGACCGTATTATTGGCTTGCTTGAAAAAGAAGAACACATTGAGTCTCCGAAACTCATTATTAACCGTATACGCAATCATTTAATGACCAATGGGGATATGCTGGATATTGATGATATTACAGCACATTTGTCCATTGATTTAATCGGAATTGTAGCTGATGATGATGAAGTTATCAGATCCTCCAATCAGGGAGAGCCTGTTGCTTTGAATCCAAATAATCGTGCGTCTATTTCATACAGGAATATCGCAAGAAGAGTTCTTGGTGAAACGGTGCCCCTTCAGCCACTTGAGGATCCTAAAACAGGTATGTTTGCAAAGATTAAAAAATTATTTGGTGTTAAAGCATAA
- a CDS encoding M50 family metallopeptidase, with protein sequence MTNFISIFNKVRIHPLLWLMAAVAIMTARFTEVLTLFVIIFIHEMGHAIMAHFFSWRVKRITILPFGGVAEVDEHGNRPLKEELLVTISGPLQHVWMGAFVYLLMKNGFLSQDYYDLFMNFNIMVFLFNLLPIWPLDGGKLVHLFVSSYMPFLRAVQFSLISSFVFLLLFHFFTILTNPLNLNAWIVACYLYLSLWMERKQKHYVFMRFLMERYYGKKTIFKGLKPIQVDGEEYLYEVLERFQRGSKHPVIIMKDGREIGKLDENEVLHAYFAEKQTDAQVRDIMYSY encoded by the coding sequence TTGACTAATTTCATTTCCATCTTTAATAAGGTCCGCATTCATCCTTTATTATGGCTGATGGCGGCAGTAGCAATCATGACCGCCCGATTTACAGAAGTACTCACCCTGTTCGTCATTATTTTTATCCATGAAATGGGACACGCGATTATGGCCCATTTTTTTTCTTGGAGGGTAAAAAGGATTACGATTCTTCCTTTTGGAGGGGTTGCAGAAGTGGACGAACATGGAAACCGTCCTTTAAAAGAAGAACTTTTAGTCACCATTTCTGGACCGCTCCAGCACGTGTGGATGGGGGCCTTTGTGTACCTATTAATGAAAAATGGCTTTCTTTCTCAAGATTACTATGATCTCTTTATGAATTTTAATATAATGGTTTTTTTATTTAACCTATTGCCAATTTGGCCTTTAGATGGGGGGAAGCTTGTTCATCTTTTTGTTTCTTCCTATATGCCATTTCTAAGGGCAGTGCAATTTAGCCTTATAAGCTCTTTTGTTTTTCTTCTGCTCTTTCATTTTTTTACCATACTCACGAATCCTTTGAATTTAAATGCCTGGATTGTAGCATGTTATTTATACCTTTCGCTGTGGATGGAGCGGAAACAAAAGCATTACGTGTTTATGCGTTTTTTAATGGAGCGTTATTATGGAAAAAAAACCATTTTTAAGGGTCTTAAGCCAATCCAGGTCGACGGCGAGGAATATTTATATGAGGTTTTGGAAAGATTCCAGAGAGGGAGTAAACACCCCGTCATAATTATGAAGGATGGGAGAGAAATAGGAAAGCTGGATGAAAATGAGGTTCTGCATGCCTACTTTGCCGAAAAGCAAACAGATGCACAAGTCAGAGATATTATGTATAGTTATTAG